Within the Deltaproteobacteria bacterium genome, the region AAAAGTCGCCCGCCATCGGCGGCGTGATGAGTGAACTGGACAAGACCTTTCCAACCAACGACTGCGCGATGTGAATTATTTCACCTGTACTGGTCGAGGTCGGCCGGCATCTGAACATCAACCTGATCACCAACTCCGAAATAGAAAAAATCGAGGGTTCCGCGGGCAATTTCAAGGCCTTCATCAACTCGAAGCCCCGCTACATCAATCCCGACGCCTGCACCTCCTG harbors:
- a CDS encoding FAD-dependent oxidoreductase: MAKDVIGSVLVVGGGIAGMQSALDLANSGYYVHLLEKSPAIGGVMSELDKTFPTNDCAMUIISPVLVEVGRHLNINLITNSEIEKIEGSAGNFKAFINSKPRYINPDACTS